The sequence AAAACTaattcacccccccaaacttaatgtaatcattgtccctaatcattaaaaacaataaaaagaacaagggacacgAGACgcgtaccttcgacaccgagcataaGTACTCGGCGTAACCATCATGGTGATGAAAAATAATTTCCCGCCGCAACCGCAACGTAGAAGAGGTGGATAAGCGCAACATGAACATCCAATTTAACGCAAAGAATTGAGCTGCTAGGGACGCCCGATTGCAAAGGAGTCTGCACTAATGGAGGGGTAGCAACTGGGAAGCGCAAAGGAGAAATGGCTAGGCGCATGGTGATGAGCAGGTGATGTAGCAGCTGGTTCAGGCGTGGTCTTGGGCACTTGAGGAGCGCGATTGCTCATGGTGTTGCGCAGAAGAGTTGCTGGTTTGCTCAAGAGGAGCTGCTGATGGGGAGATGTGCTGCGCATGGAGGAGGCGCTGTAGGTGAGCGCAGATGGTGCTGCGTTGTTGGGAGTTTGGGAAGCGCGTTTGCGCATGATCTAGCGCGGATAAAGGTTTtggaagcgctatcgcgcatgatGCGGAAATGGggaggcgctatcgcgctaggTAATGAGCTTGTTGGCGCAAGATGAAGAGAATGTGACATGCGCGTTAGCGCTTTGTTTAGCGCTGTTCAGTAGCGCGATTGCGCATGTTGGAACGCGGTTCGTGCATCAGTGCAACGAaggagaggcgcgggcgcgcctttaatTCGCAAAACAACTCCAATTTCGTACAGGGTATCGCGCGGGCGCTCGAttaatggggcgggcgcgcccttagctcgaatttgagatttttaagcctgaaaaaatttgagaaaagagaagaattaggcttcaaaaaaaaaatgatagtaaaatactttaaaaaaaataaataaataacaaaaattaaataaactgaaaaataaagaaaataaaaataaaataaaagaaaatgcttgggttgcctcccaagtagcgcttggtttaaagtcgtcagcccgactttcaccggtgttagatctttcctttctctttaacTCGCCAAATCAATTCCAAGAAccaccttttaaattttgctttcttcttcttcgcgGTTTTCTTCGTCGATAAATTTGGCGCTTTACTCTTTGATTCAACCTCAACATTAGCTCTTGgacagctctccaacttcacaaccggttcaattaagcacaatTCTTCAATGAGTGGAGTGGGTGCTTTCGTGAATAAGTTGAAGACCACTCGTTCgtactccacacccatcgataattcacccttcttgacatctattttggcatcagcagtagccaaaaacgggcgtccaaaaatcagcggagcaccatgatccgcttcaatATCCAAGATCACGAAATCCGCTGGAaagataaatttatccaccttgactagaacatcttcaacaattcctagtggatatgtaatgctccgatccgccaattgcaatgaaatcttagtcgatttcatgtctcccaactccaaggccctgtaaatagataatgacattaagttaatactggcccctaaatcacaaagtgcattattaaaatgagaaccaccaatagaacaaggaatagtaaaactccctggatcattaagcttttgtggcatctttttTTGAAGCTCCGCACTACACTCTTCATTCaaattcaccacctcgttctctagcagtctctttttcttggacatcatctccttgatgaattttgcataatttgacatttgctccaaagcatcagcaaaaggaatgttgatgtgaattttcttgaaaatcttcaaaaatttgaaaaactgCTCAAGTGGATGTAATGGATTTGGGTTGTggatttaaaattcaaatcagCCCAAATCCACTAATCCAAGCAGGATCTCAGtgaattaaaaaattaactCCTCATCGtatctattttattaaacaAAACGGATCGACCCAACCCATTCTATTAGCGAACCAAAACGATAACTTCCAATAAATAATCCGTGGCACCTAATAATAATAGTGTAAAGGGCCACGTGTTCATCTGAAAAATAATCTAAGACAATATTCTACCACTCCATAAAGTCAAACAAAGCAACTTTGCACCTCAATCCTCTACGTGTCCACAACATAATACTTTTTAAATCTTCCATCCAACAAAATGTTGCCACCTATTTCCAATTCACTGCCCCAGATTCACAGTTTCTACTATTTAAATCGGTGCCCCGATCAAATTCATATTCACTCTATTTGGGTAGTGCATTTTCTTGAATCCGTTTCACAATTTTAGTACAAAGTTGCCATTGTTTTTTTCTGATCGGATCTACCTAGCAATCTTCCATGGATTCGTCAAAGGTACTGAAACCAACTCATGTTAACAATGAGTTTTGGCCTAATAATCCATTAATGAGCTAATAGCTCTTTacttattatatatatgcaGGGAAATGGAAAGGCAAATGATGAAGGTGGTGCGCCGGAGATAAAAGTGGAAACGGTGGATTATCGTAAGCCGGCGGGCCGTGAGGCGGAGCCTCAGATGGAGACGGTGGAGGTAACCCACGTGGTACACGAGGGTGAGAAGCCCGGAGTGGTGGCGGAGGCAGCCGGAAAAGTCGCCGGAGCGGTGCAGTCGGCGAAGGAAGCCGTCTCTGGGGATAAGAAGAACGAGTGAATCTGGAGTTTGCTGCTCGTACTTCAaacatttggatttttttttttttattttttaagaaaaagaaTATCTCGTTTTTtagttaattaataattaattattgtcgTTGTTGTTCTTATTGGTAAATTGATTCCGCGTATTTTGTTGGCGGATTTTATTCTTACAAAAACATTCTAAAACATAAGATTATAACTTGTCTGTCGGTGGAGATATATATTGGGAATTGGGATCTTGTAAAACTCCTCACCCATTTTTacaagaaataaatatattttaggtataaaaattaataaattattaggAGAttgattatataaaatatatttattggtGAGATAGTCTCACAAAATCTTTTTATCTATTGGTGGcagaaaataaatttaatttggtTTAGCAAACTTCTCACATTTCGACTCGAGGGTAAAatcataaattatatttttaaatatttttaggacaCTTGGAATATAAATAATTGGTTTACATAACTTGATGCAATGTAAATGTTGATGAATACAAAACTTTTCAACCACATCAAATGTTGTCTCTCATAATCTCGCAGTTTTGTTGGTAATTTAGATATCGTTGGATAGTTATGAttagataaataatacatacataagtaatataatgtaataaaaaataaataaaaatgataataatatagtattttatttgattgatgaattatagtttatttgatttaattattaaattttatacaaaataataataaaatttttaataataaataaaatattaataatattatttataagtagtaatataataatttaaatttaatgatttgattgatataagataaataattaattatttgattaatataaaataaataattaatatataaataaataatataataagaaAAACGCGAGATtagataagataaattatacataaattaataatataaattacctaatattattattattattatttcttaaATTTTGTATGAATGGTGAAAGTAAGTTGAAATCGATTAACAAGATAATGTCAAGGTGCAGATCTTACCTATGTAACGATCCAAAATAGCTATGCGACGTCGTTCGACTTTCTTTGGTTTGCATGATCATATATCATTGGAATCAAGATTATCTCACAATTTTTATTCACCGTTCTTCATTTTTTGTgatttgtgtgtgtttttttaaagCAAATACAGAATTATTAGCTTCTGTAATTTGCTTGAGATGTTCAAATATTAGATATCAAAATTGATCATCGGTCAagcaagtattttttttaatatctattatgtgtttgataaaattaaCATTAATTGATTAGTGCACAAACTTTTTAAGAAAGCGAAAGAATAATATGTAGAACCGAGCACTTGTAACTTTACCAAAATCTATAGttggtggtaatggtgcaactcaaattttttaaattgcACAGCAGCCCAAACACCATGGTTCGGTCGCTCTATCATCCGAGACAACTATTACACCCCAAAAATCTTTCTTCCAATAATTGCACTTGCATTCCTTGCAATCTATGTGATTCGAACCTATGACTTTAGCTTTGAATTCTGATACTAATTGTAAGACCGAGCGCTTAccgctttaccaaaagctatagctgCTGGTAACgatgcaactcaaatattttaaaccgtaCAGCAGCCCAAGCGCCATGGTTTGACCGCTCTACCAGCtgagacaattattgcaccaacaaaataaaacagtaaaacaAATACATCTTGCAAcgtcccaaatttttttttttgaaacgttactcaaacattCATACTTAAAATCATTGCGGAAGAAAAATTTGCGAAAGTAATATCATCTTCATAAAATAAACTAATTTAAAAGTGCAACATAAATAACGAAAAATAAATTCTTCAAAATTTTCCAATCATGTCCATCATAAGAAAATGTTGAAACTTGTTTTTCATCTcatcaaagaaaatattatgcatAATAAAATTGTTTTCATAACATAGTGCTCATGCATCTCTCGCCGACCCGACCGTCTGCTTTTCTTCATTCCCCGACTCCATACTAATCAATAAATTCATCGATAACGTCATTAGCTGAATCATTCAAGTATCGTGAGTCTAAAAACTCAACAAAGAAATGCATATAAAATTCATATGGAAAAACTTGAACTCAACACAATGCCATAAATGAACGTAACATAAAACTTATCATTTCCGTGTGACAAGATACATGTTATGTGATAATCATATCATATGAGTATATGTGGATCCCATGATCACGGTCATTGAACATCAAGCATAAAGATGTATCATCCCTATTAGCTTTGACCAATATGCGCGTCGAATACCGTCCATACCGGCCTTAGCTAATAGGCACACCATCTTTGTACCGTCCATACTAGTCTTGACTAATATGCAATCTTTCATACCGTCCATATTGGCCTTGACCAATATCCGCTCTTTCATACCGTCTATATTGCCTTGACTAGTATGCGTACCATCTCTTTCTTTACAGTCCATACTGATTTTGGTTGATATGGGCACCGAATACCGTCCATACCAATTTTAACCAATATACGTATCTTCATTCTTTCGTATTCATAAACGTTCATAGAACAAAGTCGTGCATGCAATAACAAATGAGAGACCCATTCGTGCATAAAATACTTCTAACATTTCATGATTTTCATGGAAAAATAGTGTTCATGAAGGTCAaagacataaacatgcattacataACATAACCGATCCACGTGAGACATCCAACCGTCCATGACATCGATAACTCAAAAAGTTttcataaaaattcataaaaataattaaaatacattaaaatatcataaacatgatttttaggacccaaaaacataaaaaaatgggATGTGAATTCGAATTGTCAGTGTGGGCGCGCCACCAAATTCAGGCGCATTGCCGCGACTCCGCCTCTAATTCGCTTTTTTTGATTCTTTTTCAATCCTAAAAAGTTTTGGAACATTATCCATGAAAATATCATCCTGTTAGAGCAGATACCCTGCAATCCAACTGTTGGCTAGGCATTTTATTGTCTCAAGTGTAATaaacaattttaattttaatataattaatcttttattcaaatctggcatttactttatcttcatACTCAtacaagctgcatagataaaggccttgaatatactatagtaaataaatatgaggttgtacatgtgatgacaatcatgaaacacatattttaattactgtatattctaaattaagttcctagtcgattgggccatccaaaataaggataattaaggattgctcgagctcgagactagaatctgtgatgTTGTGTAcaacgtttcattggtatggacatagagatgttcaatcatacaaATTGGTGCTTATATGATGAGTTCAATGAACTATCCTCCCTCGGAATTTCCAAATGGTTACcattcatcgagtggataagtctgtggttatggttgtactggtacaccattagtcctcaTGATTCGAGACAACATTGAGGATCTACATGCTAGGATTGTatttgtgctttgactcgtttaccgactccatgagggtcatcaggtggcgagaTTGAGTACAATTgcgacacatgtaggagccagtgcattgttgatatgaatcttgatgtgtaagattagcaaacacgattacaatttgaatcgcaccctctaatcaataaacaaaagatccaaagttttCCCAatatttgaaacaagtaaaattgataggatttttggattttcacctttaatcgacggtacgattaacaacagaaatcacgataattgaaaccaaagaaaaccttcagataacttgtatctgacaatcttcagtgagaaataAATCGACAAAATCTTTCAAGTAATTAAATCGAGAAAGTTTGATTTGTAAagccaaagcaaagctttgaataaaattcttgagagaaattcaataatttgtgtataaactgaatctgaattattattaatgaaaataaacaaagtatttatagtttacaattaaaaataaaagataacgcaaaatatttcaaagatatcacaagatatcatctaaaagttactcaaaataataattaaataaaataatatttaattcccgaaacacaCACAAAAAATGCCGCATTGTGTGTATTTCTCGAACACGCGCAGATGCGCTCAATCCTCCACATATGCGTGAAACTCTAGTGGTTTGTGATTTCCAACTCACGCAGATGCATAACTCTTCCCGCAGAAGTGCTAAATCAAAGAAACCCAAAACGCCACATATGTACCAATGTTTCCCGCATATGCACAACATTCCAGAAAACAATGAAACTAAAACGCCGCATATGCACAAAATTTCCCGCATATGCACAAAACTCCAGACACTTAAGAAATCCCATTTGTCCCGAGGCGAGATAATTCGCGCAGATGCACGGCCCCTGGCGCAGATGCGCGAGCTTCGGCGCAGATGCGTGAAATCATTCCTCCTCCATTCGATTGTTGCACCAATTTTGCAACACTTGGTTGATCCTTTTCCACTTCAAGAACATTAAAACATCCTTcaaattgatcttcaatatCACCAACACTATCTTGATAATTTGTCATGAAACTTTGAAGGGATTCTTTAAATTTCTTGCttcgacctctcgtaattggtccttGTGGCATCGCCAACGGTTCTTTAGCTTTCTTAGTCACTTGTTCAATATGCGCACCATCCATGATTGCATCATCCTCCCATTCTttaaaaggatttgtcctcaaatatCGATCATCACCTACCAAATAATGACAAGTCAGAAATATTAAAAGTAGTACTTACGTTATACTCACCTGGAAAATCTAATTTGTAGGCTTTATCATTGATTCGCTTCAAGACTTGAAAAGATCTATCTCCCCTAGGGAGTAATTTAGAACGCCGCTTCTCCGGGAAACGCTCCTTCCGTAGATGAAACCACACCCAGTTTCCGGGTTCGAACACAACCTTCATTCTCCCCTTATTAGCTTTCTTGGTATACTGCAAGTTTTTCTTCTCAATGTTCGCCTTAACCTTCTCATGCAAATTTCGTAAAAATTCAGGCTTCctcttaccatccatgttaactctttcactcataggtaaagacatcaaatccaatggggttaaaagattaaaaccatacacaatttcaaaaagtgaaaaaattgtagtagaatgcacactacgattatatgcaaactcgaCAAAAGGCAAAcacaactcttcaaattcttcttaATTATAGAACGCAACAAAACTcctaacgttctattaacagcttcagtttgaccatccgtttgaggatgacatgtagtagAAAATAGcaatttagtaccaagtttaCACCATAAcattttccaaaagtagctcaagaaacgagtatccctatcagacacaatactcctaggcatgccatgcaatctaacagcttcattaaagaacaaattCGTAACATGAtaagcatcatcagatttatgacacgtaatgaaatgagccatcttagaaaatcgatcaaccacaacaaaaacagaatccctccccttcttaaaCCTTGGTAaccctaaaacaaaatccataaaaatgtatacccatggttcactaggaacggAAAGTGGTGTATACAATACATGTGGTTGTATCTTAGACTTAGCCTTTCTACAAGTCACACACCTCTCACACATAttttcaacatcatgcttcatatgtggccaataaaagtgttcatgcaaagtttcgtaagttttagccacaccaaaatgtcccatcaaACTACCACTATGCGACTCTCTAACAAGTAATTCCCTAATTGAAGACTTAGGAATGCACAATTTatcttccttaaacaaataACCATCATGCATGTAAAacttatcttttggaccatgcatACACGACACATAGATCTCACCAAAGTCAACATCACTCGCATAcaactctttcacatactcaaacCCCAAAAACTTAGAATCTAAAGTAGTTAAAAGTACGCACCTTCATGAAAACGCATCCGCTACTATATTCTCCttaccttgcttgtacttgattacATAAGGAAAAATCTCCACGAACGCTATCCATTTGACATGTCTTTTATTCAACTTCTGTTGCCCCTTGAGATGCTTCAAggactcatgatccgtatgaatcacgaactcttttggcctcaaatagtgCTGCCATGTCTCGAGTACCCTCACCAATGCATAGAACTCCTTGTTGTAGGTATGATAATTCAAAGACACTCCACTCAACTTCTCGATGAAGTACGCCACTGGCTTTCCTCCTTGCATCAAAACGCCTTCAATTCTtacacctgatgcatcacattcaatttcaaacgtattagtaaaatcaggtaaaaATACGCAAGgccatgaaaacttcgaacttgaccaatagaattAGGCGTTGCTCAATCTCGAATAACACTTACCTTTTCTTCATCAACTTTCACACCTTGtgaactcacaacaaaaccaagaaacacgagttcttttgtacaaaacacacatttcTTCAGGTTAGCATATAAATGTTCAGCACACAATGTGATTAAAACAACTCTCAAGTATTCCACATGATCATCTAAGTTTTTGCTATATACCATTATTGTAAgacccgaaattatttaattttaatccgaaaatatttaatttgggaatattcagagtttaaattctaatattattaaattatttaggattgaaattgaattattttaagtttttggggattgaattgcaaatagttAAAAGTGCAGAGACTAAACTACaaatatgcaatatatatctTAAAATACACATATTTAATAGCATATTCACATGCACAACAGAGGGAAATGAATGAGATATCATAATTGAATAAAATGCCATTTTTGAACTTTTAAAGCTCTGATAAATTTTGATCCGGCCGACAGAATTGCGGTttgaatatatatctgcgatcaccgctccgagagatTCGTTCTGGTATATATTTTATTGAGTTCTATCATATTTGATTTCAACGTGAATGATGGAATTTTATGCTTATGggtaatatatgtatatattctaGCATCGATCGCATATCCGTAGACGAATCGGAAAAAGATTGttgttcggattttatatgaatattAGAAGCTTTATTCGAAACCCTTCCATTTCTGATTTATTGTTTGATAGTGTATATGTTTTTGGGAAAGTGAATATGTATTGTTGaggattgatatattgaattgGTTATTTTTTCGGTTGCCAATTTTTAGCCGTTACACCGCCGGTTTCAGAATTTCTACCATTTTGAATTGTTGATTGAGCTGTGTAGTGTAAGAGATTGGGAAGCTGATATTTCTTGTGCTAAACACTATATTTCAGCCTTGTATTGAAGTGATCAACTCGAGACGTCCGTATTCGAAATCGGACTAACTTTGAGATTTGAGTTGAGAAATTGAATAGATtgtgatatgaatttttttttgtagatTTTTAGAATTGAAGTGTATACAAGTCACGAGAACGAAAGTAATAAATTGATATTTATTGTGTGGCATTTGACACTTGAGATTTTAATTCTTGAGTtgccgaaaatcacatacttgttctTTGATTATTCTTAAGTTAGAATTTGTGATTGTTGATCcattcaggtagtggatcttagATTTGTATATGATATGATACATGAATTGATTATAATGCCAAGGCCTGAtacgaccttattttcgagtcggATGCGACTACggtagatggatatccatgtcaagatcggatacgaatcttgatggaaaaATTTTTGTATGAA comes from Henckelia pumila isolate YLH828 chromosome 4, ASM3356847v2, whole genome shotgun sequence and encodes:
- the LOC140867584 gene encoding uncharacterized protein; protein product: MDSSKGNGKANDEGGAPEIKVETVDYRKPAGREAEPQMETVEVTHVVHEGEKPGVVAEAAGKVAGAVQSAKEAVSGDKKNE